The following are encoded together in the Bradyrhizobium sp. CCGUVB1N3 genome:
- a CDS encoding amino acid ABC transporter ATP-binding protein has protein sequence MIEISHVNKWYSPTFQVLTDCTTSVTKGEVVVVCGPSGSGKSTLIKCVNALEPFQSGEITVDGTKVHDPKTNLPKLRSRVGMVFQHFELFPHLKIIDNLCLAQEKVIGRSHDKALAKSMQLLERVGLKEQAQKFPAQLSGGQQQRVAIARALAMDPIVMLFDEPTSALDPEMVSEVLDVMVDLAREGMTMMVVTHEMGFARKVANRVIFMDRGEIVEDAPKDDFFGKPRSDRAQKFLSKILSH, from the coding sequence ATGATCGAAATCAGTCACGTCAACAAATGGTACAGCCCGACCTTCCAGGTGCTGACCGACTGCACCACCAGCGTCACCAAGGGCGAGGTGGTCGTGGTCTGCGGTCCCTCCGGTTCGGGCAAGTCGACGCTGATCAAATGCGTCAACGCGCTCGAGCCGTTCCAGAGCGGTGAGATCACCGTCGACGGGACCAAGGTGCATGATCCCAAGACCAACCTGCCGAAGCTCCGTTCGCGCGTCGGCATGGTGTTCCAGCACTTCGAGCTGTTCCCGCATCTCAAGATCATCGACAACCTCTGCCTTGCGCAGGAGAAGGTGATCGGCCGTTCGCACGACAAGGCGCTGGCCAAGAGCATGCAGCTTCTGGAGCGCGTCGGGTTGAAGGAGCAGGCGCAAAAGTTTCCGGCGCAGCTGTCCGGCGGCCAGCAGCAGCGCGTCGCGATCGCGCGCGCGCTCGCGATGGACCCCATCGTCATGCTGTTCGACGAGCCGACCTCGGCGCTCGACCCCGAGATGGTGAGCGAGGTGCTGGACGTCATGGTCGACCTCGCGCGCGAGGGCATGACCATGATGGTCGTCACCCACGAAATGGGCTTTGCCCGCAAGGTCGCCAACCGCGTGATCTTCATGGACCGCGGCGAGATCGTCGAGGACGCCCCGAAGGACGACTTCTTCGGCAAGCCCAGAAGCGACCGCGCCCAGAAGTTCTTGTCGAAGATTCTCTCCCACTAA
- a CDS encoding amino acid ABC transporter permease translates to MLGNFDFDVIRRALPYLFYEGMTFTLTLTALAALGGLIFGTAIALMRLSGYKLLGRIAGLYVDFMRSLPLVLVIFWFYFLVPYIGQWLTGSARPIKVGAFASSLITFIMFEAAYFSEIMRAGIQSISRGQPAAASALGLTYAQTMRYVVLPQAFRNMLPVLITQTIVLFQDTSLVYVLSIPDFLGAASKVAQRDGRLVEMYLFAAVVYFTISCIASFGVRRLQSRIAIIR, encoded by the coding sequence ATGCTCGGCAATTTTGATTTCGACGTCATCCGCCGCGCGCTGCCCTATCTGTTCTACGAGGGCATGACGTTCACGCTGACACTCACGGCGCTTGCCGCGCTCGGCGGCCTGATTTTCGGCACGGCGATCGCCCTGATGCGGCTGTCGGGCTACAAGCTGCTCGGCCGCATCGCCGGGCTCTATGTCGACTTCATGCGCTCGCTGCCGCTGGTTCTGGTCATCTTCTGGTTCTACTTCCTGGTGCCCTATATCGGCCAGTGGCTGACCGGCTCGGCGCGCCCGATCAAGGTCGGTGCCTTCGCCTCCTCGCTCATCACGTTCATCATGTTCGAGGCGGCTTATTTCTCCGAGATCATGCGCGCCGGCATCCAGTCGATCTCGCGGGGCCAGCCCGCCGCCGCGAGCGCGCTCGGCCTGACCTATGCGCAGACCATGCGCTACGTCGTGCTGCCGCAGGCGTTCCGCAACATGCTGCCGGTGCTGATCACGCAGACCATCGTGCTGTTCCAGGACACCTCGCTCGTCTATGTGCTGTCGATCCCGGACTTCCTCGGCGCCGCCAGCAAGGTCGCGCAGCGCGACGGGCGTCTCGTCGAGATGTACCTGTTCGCCGCAGTCGTCTACTTCACCATCTCCTGTATCGCGTCCTTCGGCGTCCGCCGCCTGCAGTCGCGCATCGCCATCATCCGGTAG
- a CDS encoding amino acid ABC transporter permease: MNYNWNWKIFFEPNPMGTGTYLDMLLSGLWLTIKTALLAWIIALIFGSIVGVMRTLPSKAADWFGFCWVEFFRNMPLLVQLFLWFFVLPELLPKAAGLWLKQLPNAPFWTAAIGVGLFMSARVAVQLQAGISSLPRGQKMAATALGLTTVQGYRYVLLPMAFRIILPPLTSEFLNTIKNTAVAITIGLIELTGQARSMQEFSFQVFEAFTAATILYLLVNAVVVTAMRFLERWVAIPGYISGK; this comes from the coding sequence GTGAACTACAACTGGAACTGGAAGATCTTCTTCGAGCCGAACCCGATGGGCACCGGCACCTATCTCGACATGCTGTTGTCGGGACTGTGGCTGACCATCAAGACGGCGCTGCTCGCCTGGATCATCGCGCTGATCTTCGGCTCGATCGTCGGCGTGATGCGTACGCTGCCGTCGAAGGCCGCCGACTGGTTCGGCTTTTGCTGGGTCGAGTTTTTCCGCAACATGCCGCTGCTGGTGCAGCTCTTCCTGTGGTTCTTCGTGCTGCCGGAATTGCTGCCGAAGGCGGCCGGCCTGTGGCTGAAGCAATTGCCGAACGCGCCGTTCTGGACGGCGGCGATCGGCGTCGGCCTGTTCATGTCGGCGCGCGTTGCCGTGCAATTGCAGGCGGGCATCTCCTCGCTGCCGCGCGGGCAGAAGATGGCGGCCACTGCATTGGGCCTCACCACCGTGCAGGGATACCGCTATGTGCTGCTGCCGATGGCCTTCCGTATCATCCTGCCGCCGCTGACCTCCGAGTTCCTCAACACCATCAAGAACACCGCGGTCGCGATCACCATCGGCCTGATCGAGCTGACTGGGCAGGCGCGCTCGATGCAGGAATTCTCGTTCCAGGTGTTCGAGGCCTTCACGGCTGCGACCATCCTCTATCTCCTCGTCAACGCCGTCGTCGTGACCGCAATGCGCTTCCTCGAGCGCTGGGTCGCGATCCCCGGCTACATCTCGGGGAAATAG
- a CDS encoding amino acid ABC transporter substrate-binding protein: protein MKHFRNFGLVLAASLVASQAGAEELTGTLKNIKDTGAITLGFRDSSIPFSYLDDNQKPVGFAMDICYKIVDAVKKELKLDKLEVKLNPVTSATRIPLMANGTIDLECGSTTNNAERQKQVAFTNTHFLTASRYVFKKSSGLKSIDDLKGKTVVSTAGTTNIKQLTEANVAKSLGANIIPAKDHAEAFLMVETDRAVAFVMDDILLASLVAGSKSPADYVISKDAFSKPEPYGIMLRKDDAAFKKVVDAATAALYTSGEGEKIYNKWFMEKVPPKSLNLNTPISAELKNEFAKPTDSPNPDDYK, encoded by the coding sequence GTGAAACATTTCCGTAACTTCGGCCTCGTGCTCGCTGCCAGCTTGGTCGCGAGCCAGGCCGGTGCCGAGGAGCTGACCGGCACGCTCAAGAACATCAAGGACACCGGCGCCATCACGCTCGGCTTCCGTGACTCCTCGATCCCGTTCTCCTATCTCGACGACAACCAGAAGCCCGTCGGGTTCGCGATGGACATCTGCTACAAGATCGTCGACGCCGTGAAGAAGGAGCTCAAGCTCGACAAGCTCGAGGTCAAGCTCAACCCGGTGACCTCGGCGACGCGCATTCCGCTGATGGCCAATGGCACCATCGATCTCGAATGCGGCTCGACCACCAACAATGCCGAACGGCAGAAGCAGGTCGCCTTCACCAACACCCACTTCCTGACCGCCAGCCGCTACGTGTTCAAGAAGTCGAGCGGCCTCAAGTCGATCGATGACCTGAAGGGCAAGACGGTGGTCTCGACCGCCGGCACCACCAACATCAAGCAGCTCACCGAGGCCAACGTTGCGAAGAGCCTGGGCGCCAACATCATTCCGGCCAAGGACCACGCCGAAGCCTTCCTGATGGTGGAGACCGATCGCGCCGTCGCCTTCGTGATGGACGACATCCTGCTTGCGAGCCTCGTCGCCGGCTCGAAGTCGCCGGCCGACTATGTGATCTCCAAGGATGCATTCTCCAAGCCCGAGCCTTATGGCATCATGCTGCGCAAGGACGACGCCGCCTTCAAGAAGGTGGTCGATGCGGCGACCGCCGCGCTCTACACGAGCGGTGAAGGCGAGAAGATCTACAACAAGTGGTTCATGGAGAAGGTCCCGCCGAAGAGCCTGAACCTCAACACGCCGATCTCGGCCGAATTGAAGAACGAGTTCGCCAAGCCGACGGACTCGCCGAATCCGGACGACTATAAGTAA
- a CDS encoding M20 family metallopeptidase — MTRADAITRARDDFTSGAFLAELDRRVAYRTESQNVSRGAELRAYLEQEMQPAFAALDFESRLVESPSGKAPFLIAERIESASAPTVLIYGHGDVVDGMEGEWRDNRDPWRTTTSGIRVYGRGTADNKGQHSINMAALRAVRAARGGKLGFNAKFIVEMGEEIGSPDLGKVCDLNREALKADLFMASDGPRLSADRPTLFLGCRGGVRIHLDVNLRDGGNHSGNWGGVLANPATILVNAISTLVDGHGRLQLDALKPPRLTNQIRSFLADVKVEPTEDEPALAENWGEDGLSAAERLYAWNTLEVLAMSSGNIEKPANAIPGHANAVLQLRFVVGTRIDGLVDAIRAHLAEKGFPMVEVRAAQSFAASRTDFDSPWIKWAADSVQATTGKAPAILPNFGGSLPNDVFSEILGLPTIWVPHSYPGCSQHAPNEHILLPLTEEALTVMAGLFWDLGELPRPLG, encoded by the coding sequence ATGACCAGAGCCGACGCCATTACCCGCGCCCGCGACGATTTCACATCTGGGGCGTTCCTCGCAGAGCTCGACCGTCGCGTCGCCTATCGTACCGAGAGCCAGAACGTCTCGCGCGGCGCCGAGCTGCGTGCCTATCTGGAACAGGAGATGCAGCCTGCCTTTGCCGCGCTCGACTTCGAGAGCCGGCTGGTGGAATCGCCGAGCGGAAAGGCGCCGTTCCTGATTGCGGAGCGTATCGAGAGCGCGTCCGCGCCGACCGTTCTGATCTATGGCCATGGCGACGTCGTTGACGGCATGGAGGGCGAGTGGCGCGACAATCGCGATCCCTGGCGCACGACGACATCAGGTATTCGCGTCTACGGCCGCGGCACCGCCGACAACAAGGGCCAGCACAGCATCAACATGGCCGCGCTTCGCGCGGTGCGCGCCGCGCGTGGCGGCAAGCTCGGCTTCAACGCCAAATTCATCGTCGAGATGGGCGAGGAGATCGGCTCGCCCGATCTCGGCAAGGTCTGCGATCTCAACCGCGAGGCGTTGAAGGCCGATCTGTTCATGGCCTCCGACGGGCCGCGTTTGTCTGCGGATCGCCCGACGCTGTTCCTCGGCTGCCGGGGCGGCGTCCGCATCCATCTCGACGTCAACTTGCGCGATGGCGGAAATCACTCCGGCAATTGGGGCGGTGTGCTCGCCAACCCCGCGACGATCCTGGTGAACGCGATTTCCACGCTGGTTGACGGCCACGGCCGCCTCCAACTCGATGCCCTGAAGCCGCCGCGCCTCACCAACCAGATCCGAAGCTTCCTTGCCGACGTTAAAGTCGAGCCGACGGAAGACGAGCCCGCGCTCGCCGAGAATTGGGGCGAGGACGGATTGTCGGCAGCGGAGCGGCTCTACGCCTGGAACACGCTCGAAGTGCTGGCGATGTCGTCGGGCAATATCGAGAAGCCGGCGAACGCGATCCCGGGCCATGCTAACGCGGTGCTACAATTGCGTTTCGTGGTCGGCACCAGGATCGACGGCCTCGTCGACGCCATCCGCGCGCATCTCGCCGAAAAGGGTTTTCCGATGGTCGAGGTGCGGGCGGCGCAGAGCTTTGCCGCCTCACGCACCGATTTCGACAGCCCCTGGATCAAATGGGCCGCGGACTCCGTGCAAGCGACCACCGGCAAGGCGCCTGCGATCCTGCCGAATTTCGGCGGCTCATTGCCGAACGACGTGTTCTCCGAGATTCTTGGCTTGCCGACGATCTGGGTGCCGCATTCCTATCCCGGCTGCTCCCAGCACGCGCCAAACGAGCACATCCTGCTGCCATTGACAGAGGAGGCGCTGACCGTCATGGCCGGCCTGTTCTGGGACCTGGGGGAGCTACCGCGTCCGCTCGGCTAG
- a CDS encoding LLM class flavin-dependent oxidoreductase, producing MAKEIRLNAFAMNCVAHQSPGLWTHPRDRTAEYNRLPYWIDLAKTLERGRFDGLFLADVLGVYDVYGNSPDAALRNAAQTPSNEPLLLLSAMAAVTQNLGFGVTSNLSFEPPYPFARRMSTLDHLTEGRIGWNVVTGYLDSAARGAGKDRQTAHDDRYDIADEYMEVVYKLWEGSWEDDAVLRDRARGIFTDPAKVHRVTHEGQNFRLNNTVHLSEPSPQRTPVLYQAGTSPRGRQFAAQHAECVFMSGPSAKVIAPRVAAIRQTAAEFGRNPAEILMFSMMTLILGRTEAEAKEKYADYRRHISPEGALALMSGWTGVDFSGYELDQQVRHVQNDAGRSAMDNVTRADPDRIWTVRDVIEHVGIGGAGPVVVGTPEMVADKIEEWFEATDVDGLNVAFAISPGDFEDISDMLVPELTRRGRYKADYAKGTLREKLFGSGRARLTGPHPAAGYRVGRKG from the coding sequence ATGGCAAAAGAAATTCGGCTCAACGCATTTGCGATGAATTGCGTCGCGCATCAATCGCCGGGCTTGTGGACCCATCCGCGCGATCGCACCGCCGAATACAATCGCCTGCCCTACTGGATCGATCTGGCGAAGACGCTGGAGCGCGGCCGCTTCGACGGATTGTTCCTGGCCGACGTGCTCGGCGTCTACGACGTCTATGGCAACAGTCCCGATGCAGCATTGCGCAACGCCGCGCAGACGCCGTCGAACGAGCCGCTGCTGTTGCTTTCGGCGATGGCCGCGGTGACGCAGAATCTCGGTTTTGGCGTTACCTCCAACCTCTCCTTCGAGCCGCCCTATCCCTTCGCGCGACGGATGTCGACGCTCGATCATCTCACAGAGGGACGGATCGGCTGGAACGTCGTCACCGGCTATCTCGACAGCGCCGCGCGCGGCGCCGGCAAGGACAGGCAGACCGCGCATGACGACCGCTACGACATCGCCGACGAATATATGGAGGTCGTCTACAAGCTCTGGGAAGGGAGCTGGGAGGACGACGCGGTGCTGCGCGACCGCGCGCGCGGCATCTTCACCGATCCAGCAAAGGTTCATCGCGTCACGCATGAGGGGCAGAATTTCCGGCTCAACAACACAGTTCATCTGAGCGAGCCGTCGCCGCAACGCACGCCCGTGCTGTATCAAGCCGGCACCTCACCGCGCGGGCGGCAGTTCGCGGCCCAGCATGCCGAATGCGTGTTCATGTCCGGGCCATCGGCGAAGGTGATCGCGCCGCGCGTTGCCGCGATCCGTCAGACGGCGGCCGAGTTCGGGCGCAACCCGGCCGAGATCCTGATGTTCTCGATGATGACGCTGATCCTCGGGCGGACCGAGGCGGAAGCGAAGGAGAAATACGCCGACTACCGCCGTCACATCAGCCCCGAAGGCGCGCTCGCTTTGATGTCCGGTTGGACCGGCGTCGATTTCTCCGGCTACGAGCTCGATCAGCAGGTCCGTCACGTTCAGAACGATGCCGGCCGCAGCGCGATGGACAACGTCACCCGTGCCGATCCCGATCGCATCTGGACCGTGCGCGACGTGATCGAGCATGTTGGCATCGGCGGCGCCGGCCCGGTCGTGGTGGGAACGCCCGAGATGGTCGCGGACAAGATCGAGGAATGGTTCGAGGCGACCGACGTCGACGGGCTGAACGTGGCATTTGCGATCTCGCCCGGCGATTTCGAGGATATTTCGGACATGCTCGTGCCGGAGCTGACCCGGCGCGGACGCTACAAGGCGGACTATGCCAAGGGTACGCTGCGGGAAAAGCTGTTCGGTTCCGGCCGCGCCCGGCTCACCGGGCCGCACCCGGCGGCGGGCTATCGGGTGGGGCGGAAGGGATAG
- a CDS encoding thiamine pyrophosphate-binding protein: MKNRITGRSAFLALLKDEGITHLFGNPGTTELPIMHALKDHRDLSYVMAMQESLVVAIADGFSRASGKLVACNVHVAPGLGNAMGSLYNAQFTGTPMILTAGQQEQGHGLMEPVLYGPLVRMAEPLVKWAVEVTRLEDLPRIVRRAAKVATTPPTGPVFISLPGDILNSEAGIDLGRSTRIDARTRPSDEALKAFAARLLKAERPVTVTMDEVVKSDALKEAAELAELLGAAAYQSSTAYGAHFLSESPSFMGTLARVQKAARDTLAPYDLLIALGGDPVRMSVYSEVDPLPDGLPIVQVGLVDWEIAKNFGADIALKADVKETLRALIPMLKEMGGAALERRARERLAELAPKNWSARRAALVEQITKARDRTPIDPDWLTLQMVEAMPSNAILVDEGLTSGRQIPSLRPHRDRYGYHGLASGGIGWGLPASVGVSLANPTRPVVCFSGDGSAMYSIQSLWTAAHHKLPLSIVIANNGGYRIIKQRLLAFHGDDNYVGMDFIDPPVDFAGIARSLGCEAIKVSDPKELKATLSSAFNRPGTKLIEVMIDGKV, from the coding sequence ATGAAGAACCGCATCACCGGCCGCTCCGCCTTTCTCGCGCTGCTCAAGGATGAGGGCATCACGCATCTGTTCGGCAATCCCGGCACCACCGAATTGCCGATCATGCACGCGCTGAAGGACCATCGCGATCTCAGCTATGTGATGGCGATGCAGGAAAGCCTGGTGGTCGCGATCGCGGACGGTTTTAGCCGTGCATCGGGGAAGCTCGTCGCCTGCAACGTCCATGTCGCACCCGGCCTCGGCAACGCGATGGGCTCGCTCTACAACGCGCAGTTCACGGGCACGCCGATGATCCTGACCGCGGGCCAGCAGGAGCAGGGCCACGGCCTGATGGAGCCGGTACTCTATGGTCCCCTGGTGCGCATGGCCGAGCCGTTGGTGAAATGGGCGGTCGAGGTGACGCGGCTGGAGGACCTGCCGCGCATCGTGCGCCGCGCCGCCAAGGTCGCGACGACCCCGCCGACCGGGCCGGTGTTCATCTCGTTGCCGGGCGATATCCTCAATAGCGAGGCCGGCATTGATCTCGGCCGTTCCACCCGCATCGATGCGCGCACAAGGCCGTCTGATGAGGCGCTGAAGGCATTCGCCGCACGGCTCCTCAAGGCCGAGCGTCCCGTGACCGTCACGATGGACGAAGTGGTCAAGAGCGATGCGCTGAAGGAAGCCGCCGAGCTCGCGGAGCTCTTGGGCGCGGCCGCCTATCAATCCTCCACGGCCTATGGCGCGCACTTCCTGTCGGAAAGCCCGAGCTTCATGGGCACGCTGGCGCGCGTCCAGAAGGCGGCGCGCGATACGCTTGCGCCTTACGATCTGCTCATCGCGCTGGGTGGTGACCCAGTACGAATGTCGGTCTATAGCGAGGTCGACCCGCTGCCCGATGGACTCCCCATCGTGCAGGTTGGCCTCGTCGATTGGGAGATCGCCAAGAATTTCGGCGCGGACATCGCGCTCAAGGCTGACGTGAAGGAAACGCTGCGCGCGCTGATCCCAATGCTCAAGGAAATGGGTGGCGCTGCGCTGGAGCGGCGCGCGAGGGAACGTCTCGCCGAGCTTGCGCCGAAGAACTGGAGCGCGCGCCGCGCTGCGCTGGTCGAGCAGATCACGAAGGCGAGGGACCGCACGCCGATCGATCCGGACTGGCTGACGCTGCAAATGGTCGAGGCGATGCCGAGCAATGCGATCCTCGTCGATGAAGGCCTCACCTCTGGCCGTCAGATCCCGAGCCTGCGCCCGCATCGCGACCGCTACGGCTATCATGGCCTCGCCTCCGGCGGCATCGGCTGGGGCCTGCCGGCCTCCGTCGGCGTCAGCCTGGCCAACCCAACGCGGCCGGTGGTCTGCTTCTCCGGCGACGGCAGCGCGATGTATTCGATCCAGTCGCTCTGGACCGCCGCCCACCACAAGCTGCCGCTGTCCATCGTCATCGCCAACAATGGCGGTTACCGCATCATCAAGCAGCGCCTGCTCGCCTTCCACGGCGATGACAATTATGTCGGGATGGATTTCATCGACCCGCCGGTGGACTTCGCAGGGATCGCGCGGTCACTGGGTTGCGAGGCGATCAAGGTGAGTGACCCGAAGGAGTTGAAGGCGACGCTGTCGTCCGCCTTCAACCGCCCCGGAACGAAACTGATCGAGGTGATGATAGACGGGAAAGTGTGA
- a CDS encoding TfoX/Sxy family protein, with protein MAYDENTAARVRKLLAGQRYVAEKKMMGGLCFMVNNTMCCTVSGRGGMLIRVGPEAHARMLQEPHASPMEMRGRIMSGFVRVAPEGYQTDAELKRWVKRGLDFVAAMPAKTAGRKATPRKDASAKSKVAAKAKAPPRGRAQKDPRR; from the coding sequence ATGGCCTATGACGAGAACACCGCCGCACGGGTGCGCAAATTGCTGGCGGGCCAGCGCTACGTAGCGGAAAAGAAGATGATGGGCGGCCTCTGCTTCATGGTGAACAACACCATGTGCTGCACCGTGAGCGGGCGCGGCGGGATGCTGATCCGCGTCGGCCCCGAGGCGCATGCGCGCATGCTGCAGGAGCCGCATGCGAGCCCGATGGAAATGCGCGGGCGCATCATGAGCGGCTTCGTGCGCGTCGCGCCGGAGGGCTACCAGACCGATGCCGAGCTGAAGAGATGGGTCAAGCGCGGGCTCGACTTCGTCGCCGCGATGCCGGCGAAGACCGCAGGACGCAAGGCGACGCCGCGGAAGGACGCTTCAGCCAAATCCAAGGTCGCCGCGAAGGCTAAAGCGCCTCCTCGCGGCCGAGCTCAAAAGGATCCTCGCCGCTAG
- a CDS encoding GFA family protein codes for MAKAAIAAGIATGQCLCGKVTFEIDVPARWAWHDHSASSRRAHGAAYATYVGSWKKRFRVTAGKTALTRYEDKATKTARSFCSHCGTPIAYERPRGPHMVNIPRALFNERTGRQPLYHIAIEELQEWAYTGEPLVPLKGFPGVVWQRSKKKKRASGEDPFELGREEAL; via the coding sequence ATGGCCAAAGCCGCAATCGCCGCAGGAATCGCCACCGGCCAATGCCTCTGCGGCAAGGTCACTTTCGAGATCGACGTGCCGGCGCGCTGGGCCTGGCATGACCACTCCGCATCCAGCCGCCGCGCCCATGGCGCGGCCTATGCGACCTACGTCGGAAGCTGGAAGAAGCGTTTCCGCGTCACGGCCGGCAAGACCGCGCTGACCCGCTATGAGGACAAGGCGACCAAGACCGCGCGCAGCTTCTGCTCCCATTGCGGCACACCGATCGCCTATGAGCGCCCGCGCGGCCCGCACATGGTCAACATCCCCCGCGCGCTCTTCAATGAGCGCACCGGCCGCCAGCCGCTCTATCACATCGCGATCGAGGAGCTCCAGGAATGGGCCTATACCGGCGAACCGCTGGTGCCGCTGAAAGGTTTCCCCGGCGTGGTCTGGCAGCGCTCGAAAAAGAAGAAGCGCGCTAGCGGCGAGGATCCTTTTGAGCTCGGCCGCGAGGAGGCGCTTTAG
- a CDS encoding alkene reductase yields MKFPALFQPLQVGPYKLAHRVAMAPLTRMRAERESFAPRILNAEYYGQRATPGGLIIAEASPVLSHGRGNPATPGIYSDAQVAGWRKVVDAVHAKGGIIFLQLWHVGRVSHSSFHGGELPVAPSAIPIRAEGMKAMTADGKIADYETPRALETEEVKGIVEAFRQAAKNALAAGFDGVEIHGANGYLLEQFLQSHSNRRTDEYGGSIENRARLLLEVTQAAIDVWGANRVGVRLSPYGIANDSGEPDPMPLYTHVVRGLDKHGLAYLHLIEPRSSGSGRAEVNWQNVPSAMLLFRPLYGGVLMTAGGFTGETANAAIADGQADLIAFGRIFISNPDLPRRLEHDYPVTPYNRATFYGGEEKGYTDYPVYDELAPA; encoded by the coding sequence ATGAAATTCCCGGCGTTGTTTCAACCGTTGCAGGTCGGTCCGTACAAGCTTGCGCATCGTGTCGCGATGGCGCCATTGACGCGCATGCGGGCCGAGCGTGAGAGCTTTGCGCCGCGTATCCTCAACGCCGAATATTACGGCCAGCGCGCGACGCCCGGCGGTCTCATCATCGCCGAAGCCTCGCCGGTGCTCTCGCACGGCCGCGGCAATCCCGCCACACCGGGCATCTATTCGGACGCGCAAGTCGCCGGCTGGCGCAAGGTCGTCGATGCCGTGCATGCCAAGGGCGGCATCATCTTCCTTCAGCTTTGGCATGTCGGCCGCGTCTCGCATTCCTCCTTCCATGGCGGCGAGCTGCCGGTTGCCCCCTCCGCTATCCCGATCAGGGCCGAGGGCATGAAGGCGATGACCGCCGACGGCAAGATCGCCGATTACGAGACGCCGCGCGCGCTCGAAACCGAAGAGGTCAAGGGCATCGTCGAGGCGTTCCGGCAAGCTGCGAAGAATGCGCTCGCCGCCGGCTTCGACGGCGTCGAGATCCACGGCGCCAATGGCTATCTGCTCGAGCAGTTCTTGCAGTCACACAGCAACCGGCGCACCGATGAATATGGCGGTTCGATCGAGAACCGCGCGCGGCTGCTGCTCGAGGTCACGCAGGCCGCGATCGATGTTTGGGGTGCGAACCGCGTCGGCGTGCGGCTGTCGCCCTACGGCATCGCCAATGATTCCGGCGAGCCGGACCCGATGCCGCTCTATACGCATGTCGTGAGGGGGCTCGACAAGCACGGCCTTGCCTATCTGCACTTGATCGAGCCGCGCTCCAGCGGCTCGGGCCGCGCCGAGGTCAACTGGCAGAACGTGCCCTCGGCCATGTTGCTGTTCCGCCCGCTCTATGGCGGCGTCCTCATGACCGCCGGCGGCTTCACCGGCGAGACCGCGAATGCAGCGATTGCGGATGGCCAAGCCGACCTTATCGCCTTTGGCCGCATCTTCATCTCCAACCCCGATCTGCCGCGGCGCCTCGAGCACGACTATCCGGTCACGCCGTATAATCGCGCAACGTTCTACGGCGGCGAGGAGAAGGGGTATACGGATTATCCGGTGTATGACGAGCTCGCGCCGGCATGA